The following proteins come from a genomic window of Pseudomonas cichorii:
- a CDS encoding DNA-3-methyladenine glycosylase produces MPVALADSFFNRDAQVLARDLLGKVIRHKVGELWLAARIIETEAYYCADKGSHASLGYTEKRKALFLDGGHIYMYYARGGDSLNFSAHGPGNAVLIKSGFAWVDELSDANALAQMQLNNPDASGTIRPQERLCAGQTLLCKALGLKVPVWDAKRFDPQKLLVEDVGPTPKLIVQTTRLGIPHGRDEHLMYRFVDAEYARFCTRNPLRRGQVEGRDYFLIPQGN; encoded by the coding sequence ATGCCCGTTGCTCTTGCCGACAGCTTTTTCAACCGAGATGCCCAGGTCCTGGCCCGCGACCTGCTGGGCAAGGTCATCCGGCACAAGGTCGGTGAGCTATGGCTGGCAGCGCGGATCATTGAGACTGAAGCCTATTACTGCGCCGACAAGGGCAGCCACGCTTCGCTGGGCTACACCGAAAAACGCAAGGCGCTGTTTCTGGACGGTGGGCACATCTACATGTATTACGCCCGTGGCGGGGACTCGCTGAATTTCAGCGCCCACGGACCGGGCAATGCGGTGCTGATCAAGTCCGGTTTTGCCTGGGTCGATGAACTCAGCGATGCCAATGCCCTGGCACAGATGCAACTCAACAACCCGGATGCCAGCGGGACCATTCGCCCGCAGGAGCGTCTGTGTGCGGGCCAGACCTTGCTGTGCAAAGCGCTGGGCCTGAAAGTACCTGTGTGGGACGCCAAGCGCTTCGATCCGCAAAAGCTGCTGGTCGAAGACGTTGGCCCGACACCGAAACTCATCGTTCAAACAACACGTCTGGGGATTCCCCATGGCCGCGACGAGCACTTGATGTACCGCTTCGTCGATGCCGAATACGCCCGCTTCTGCACGCGGAACCCACTACGTCGCGGTCAGGTCGAAGGCCGCGACTATTTTCTAATCCCTCAAGGAAACTGA
- a CDS encoding bifunctional DedA family/phosphatase PAP2 family protein, producing the protein MGELLDGITGWLTANPSWVAIAIFVVAFIECVAIAGIVVPGTVLMFAIAALAGSGILSLSEVLLLGFLGGLLGDAVSYFIGKHFHQNIRQLPGLRQHPEWLTGAETYFHRYGIASLLVGRFIGPLRPMLPMIAGMFDMPFPRFAIVSIIAAAGWSIVYLMPGWAAGAAIRLPLPEGFWSEAAFVGAGLAILFGLSIQASMRKQRHATKVIAGLSVVMLAALLIGWPYLNHFDQGLMTLVQEHRSATAQNIVLLVTSIGDFKAQLLAAALLIIVLLIARQWRHAAFALATTLGTAVANGTLKAFFGRARPEVLLDPLTTYSMPSGHSSAAFALFMTLAVLAGRGQPVRLRLTWLLLGGVPALAIALSRVYLGVHWPTDILAGMMLAFCICAASLTLIQHQTPLPAMSAKVWWLIVPAITGLLGLFAVNALAHATLRYQY; encoded by the coding sequence ATGGGCGAACTGCTCGATGGCATTACCGGCTGGTTGACTGCTAACCCGTCCTGGGTGGCGATAGCGATATTCGTGGTGGCATTCATCGAATGTGTCGCCATTGCCGGGATCGTCGTGCCAGGCACCGTTCTAATGTTCGCCATCGCGGCCCTGGCAGGCAGCGGCATTCTGTCGTTGAGCGAAGTCCTGCTGCTGGGCTTTCTGGGCGGCCTGCTGGGGGATGCGGTGTCGTACTTCATCGGCAAGCACTTCCATCAGAATATCCGCCAGTTGCCGGGCCTGCGTCAGCACCCGGAATGGCTGACGGGTGCAGAAACCTATTTCCATCGCTATGGCATCGCGAGCCTGCTGGTGGGCCGCTTCATCGGCCCGCTGCGCCCGATGCTGCCGATGATTGCCGGCATGTTCGACATGCCCTTCCCGCGCTTTGCCATTGTCAGCATCATCGCCGCCGCCGGCTGGTCGATCGTTTACCTGATGCCGGGCTGGGCTGCGGGCGCCGCCATTCGCCTGCCTTTGCCTGAAGGGTTCTGGAGCGAAGCGGCCTTCGTCGGTGCAGGCCTGGCCATCCTGTTCGGGCTGAGCATCCAGGCCAGCATGCGCAAACAGCGTCATGCGACCAAGGTGATTGCAGGTCTGAGCGTGGTGATGCTGGCGGCCTTGCTGATCGGCTGGCCGTACCTGAACCATTTCGACCAGGGCCTGATGACGCTGGTCCAGGAACATCGCAGCGCGACCGCACAGAATATCGTCCTGCTGGTCACCAGCATTGGCGACTTCAAGGCACAACTGCTGGCTGCGGCGCTGCTGATCATTGTCCTGCTGATCGCCCGGCAATGGCGCCATGCAGCCTTCGCACTCGCCACCACACTGGGCACAGCCGTGGCGAACGGCACGCTCAAGGCATTCTTTGGCCGCGCCCGGCCTGAGGTTTTGCTCGACCCGCTGACCACCTACAGCATGCCCAGCGGACACAGTTCGGCGGCATTTGCACTGTTCATGACTCTGGCGGTGCTGGCCGGACGCGGGCAGCCCGTCAGACTGCGCCTGACCTGGCTGCTGCTGGGCGGCGTTCCGGCGCTGGCGATTGCCTTGTCACGGGTTTATCTGGGTGTCCACTGGCCAACGGATATCCTGGCCGGGATGATGCTGGCGTTCTGTATCTGCGCCGCAAGCCTGACCCTGATCCAGCATCAGACGCCGTTGCCAGCGATGTCGGCAAAAGTATGGTGGCTGATCGTACCGGCCATCACCGGTCTGCTGGGCCTGTTTGCAGTCAATGCATTGGCCCATGCAACATTGCGGTATCAGTATTGA
- a CDS encoding LON peptidase substrate-binding domain-containing protein: MTLPLFPLNAVLFPGCVLDLQLFEARYLDMVSRCMKQGEGFGVVCITHGSEVGLAPEGYSLIGCEALVTDFQQQENGLLGIRVVGGRRFRVTDATVQRDQSLLAEIQWLDEQQERPLQEEDADLVALLEALGEHPMVASLNMGLEASGQQSLANQLAYLLPFTEQDKIELLEIDDPEERLDAIQELLDEMQGDLQA; this comes from the coding sequence ATGACGTTGCCGCTGTTTCCACTCAATGCTGTGCTGTTCCCCGGTTGCGTGCTCGACCTGCAGTTGTTCGAGGCGCGCTATCTGGACATGGTTAGCCGCTGCATGAAACAGGGAGAGGGCTTCGGCGTGGTGTGCATCACCCATGGCAGCGAAGTCGGCCTGGCCCCTGAAGGTTATTCGCTGATCGGTTGTGAAGCGCTGGTCACCGATTTCCAGCAGCAGGAAAACGGCCTGCTGGGGATTCGTGTCGTCGGTGGGCGGCGTTTCCGGGTGACCGACGCCACTGTGCAGCGTGACCAGTCGTTGCTGGCCGAAATCCAGTGGCTGGACGAGCAACAGGAGCGGCCGTTGCAGGAAGAGGACGCCGATCTGGTCGCCTTGCTCGAAGCCTTGGGCGAGCACCCGATGGTCGCGTCCCTGAACATGGGGCTTGAGGCCAGCGGTCAGCAATCACTGGCCAACCAACTGGCCTACCTGCTGCCCTTCACCGAGCAGGACAAGATCGAACTCCTGGAAATCGACGACCCCGAAGAGCGCCTGGATGCGATCCAGGAACTGCTCGACGAGATGCAAGGCGATTTACAGGCCTGA
- a CDS encoding LrgB family protein, producing MNLDWHGAWMSVIHHPLFGIAITLGAYQLAMAAYEKTRWLFLQPVLVSMVVVIGILFSCGLDYTEYRKSTEILGILLGPATVALAVPLYLNLRRIRQLLWPTLTTLVIGGVFATGLCLSLGWLLGADHMILMTMAPKSVTSPIAMLVAEQIGGVAALAAVFVLITGVFGAIFGPGLLSLARVHNHAARGMALGLTAHAVGTSLALQEGEEAGAFAALAMSLMGVATALFLPLAVSLAV from the coding sequence ATGAACCTGGATTGGCACGGGGCCTGGATGTCGGTGATTCATCACCCTCTGTTCGGCATCGCTATCACGTTGGGCGCTTATCAGCTGGCGATGGCTGCTTATGAGAAAACCCGCTGGCTGTTTCTGCAGCCGGTGCTGGTTTCGATGGTGGTTGTGATCGGCATCCTGTTCAGTTGCGGCCTGGATTACACCGAATACCGCAAAAGCACCGAGATCCTGGGCATTCTCCTGGGGCCTGCCACGGTGGCGCTGGCAGTGCCGCTTTATCTGAATCTACGGCGGATTCGTCAGTTGTTGTGGCCAACCTTAACTACGCTGGTGATTGGTGGTGTTTTTGCCACCGGCCTGTGCCTGTCCCTGGGTTGGTTGCTGGGCGCCGATCACATGATCCTGATGACCATGGCGCCCAAGTCGGTTACGTCTCCGATTGCGATGCTGGTGGCCGAGCAGATCGGTGGCGTTGCGGCGCTGGCGGCGGTGTTCGTCTTGATTACCGGTGTGTTCGGTGCCATTTTCGGACCGGGCCTGCTGTCACTGGCGCGGGTGCACAATCATGCGGCCCGCGGCATGGCGCTGGGTCTTACCGCTCATGCGGTGGGAACCTCGCTGGCCTTGCAGGAAGGAGAAGAGGCGGGCGCTTTTGCTGCTCTGGCAATGAGCCTGATGGGTGTTGCAACTGCATTGTTTCTGCCGTTGGCCGTGTCTTTGGCTGTTTAA
- a CDS encoding CidA/LrgA family protein: protein MLLRGLTWLVLFQLLGTALNHLFLSILPGPIIGLVFMIVYLIWRGEVSEPISVAASSLLRYLPLLLVPPAVGVMVYASAIAEDFWAIFGTLFLSLIISLTFVGWLMQKLIERQSRRQEQP from the coding sequence ATGCTGTTACGGGGTCTGACATGGCTGGTGCTGTTCCAACTGCTGGGGACGGCGCTCAATCATCTGTTCTTGTCGATACTGCCGGGGCCGATCATCGGGCTGGTCTTCATGATCGTGTACCTGATCTGGCGCGGTGAAGTGAGCGAGCCCATCAGCGTCGCAGCCAGCAGCCTGTTGCGTTACCTGCCGCTGCTGCTGGTGCCGCCTGCGGTGGGCGTGATGGTTTATGCCTCGGCCATTGCCGAAGACTTCTGGGCCATCTTCGGCACCCTCTTTTTGTCGCTGATCATCTCGCTGACCTTTGTCGGCTGGCTGATGCAGAAACTCATCGAGCGTCAGTCGCGCCGTCAGGAGCAGCCATGA
- a CDS encoding MaoC family dehydratase, with translation MPFVPATELKNYIGKELGRSEWLTIDQERINLFAEATGDFQFIHVDPVKAAQTPFGGTIAHGLLSLSLIPKLMGDLLVVPEGLKMVVNYGLDSVRFVQPVKVDSRVRLKVELTDATEKKPGQWLLKATATMEIDGQEKPAFVAEPLTLCFV, from the coding sequence ATGCCTTTTGTACCTGCTACAGAGCTCAAGAACTACATCGGCAAGGAACTGGGACGTTCCGAATGGCTGACCATCGACCAGGAACGCATCAATCTGTTCGCTGAAGCCACCGGCGACTTCCAGTTCATTCATGTCGATCCGGTCAAGGCAGCGCAAACTCCTTTTGGCGGCACCATCGCCCACGGCCTGCTATCGCTATCGCTGATCCCCAAACTGATGGGCGACCTGCTGGTGGTGCCCGAAGGCCTGAAGATGGTGGTCAACTATGGCCTGGACAGCGTGCGTTTCGTTCAGCCGGTGAAGGTCGACTCACGGGTGCGCCTGAAAGTGGAACTCACTGACGCCACGGAGAAAAAACCGGGGCAATGGCTGCTCAAGGCCACGGCCACCATGGAGATCGATGGGCAGGAAAAGCCGGCCTTTGTTGCAGAGCCTTTGACCCTGTGCTTTGTGTAA